One window of Dermacentor albipictus isolate Rhodes 1998 colony chromosome 9, USDA_Dalb.pri_finalv2, whole genome shotgun sequence genomic DNA carries:
- the LOC135903634 gene encoding armadillo repeat-containing protein 7-like, translating to MARYDPKERFRYLKELVNEFHTSCSSEAKEQVLANLANFAYDPANYDHFKRLNILNLFMDQLDSANDNLREFAIGGICNLSSDQDFRAEVLKPDNLSKLISCLSTSQEETVLSTITTLISLGLSGCQTDITTASVIDCMVRYSESPNTRLSNLAKLFLEDICSPEQVSSVTNAAAATAVP from the exons ATGGCCCGGTACGACCCCAAGGAGAGGTTCAGGTATCTCAAGGAGCTGGTGAACGAGTTCCACACCAGCTGCTCGAGTG AGGCGAAAGAGCAAGTTCTCGCCAACTTGGCTAATTTTGCCTACGATCCGGCAAACTACGATCATTTCAAGCGCCTGAACATTCTCAACCTATTTATGG ATCAGTTGGACAGCGCCAACGATAACCTGAGGGAGTTTGCCATTGGTGGAATTTGCAACCTTTCCTCAG ATCAGGACTTTCGTGCTGAGGTGCTGAAGCCTGACAACCTCAGCAAATTGATCAGCTGCCTCTCAACATCACAGGAAGAGACTGTGTTGTCTACAATAACAACACTTATTTCTCTGGGGCTTTCTGGTTGCCAGACAG ATATCACAACAGCATCTGTGATCGACTGCATGGTGCGGTATTCGGAATCTCCGAACACAAGGCTCAGCAACCTGGCCAAGCTCTTCCTTGAAGATATATGCAGTCCTGAACAGGTCAGCAGTGTCAcgaatgctgctgctgctactgctgttcCATAG